The proteins below come from a single Gimesia alba genomic window:
- a CDS encoding site-specific integrase has product MKRDPYNHKERWESWKTKACQNEISGVSSTNSKIILQYLLDMEMGLNVSSVSSKGPRSPIRLNTLREKLIFLVKHFEERFELYDLTQLSEEQLLCLFADLNSGSILNKSGKKYLSIVTYSKIIKAFWHWHQKRSKKQGIIVPDVTADLDSFYEKPKWVYLNEQQVWKVINSARYDYRALFSFQVDSGIRSPTELINVKVSDLYKQCKEVEIRHEAAKKGSFGRRIKLMLSSELLQEHIQRNQLESNDYLFDIRPQSVNKYLKRLTVKLFGDEVSEAGKKFSEISMYDLRHIACCYWLPRYKSESALKYRFGWKKSDKIHYYSEFLGMRDTIAEEDLLVDVTKTELEQRMIKLERESQLLKEKLENVEKSLSIIDKLTIELEKQVA; this is encoded by the coding sequence ATGAAACGCGATCCATACAATCACAAAGAACGCTGGGAAAGCTGGAAGACAAAAGCCTGTCAAAATGAAATTAGTGGTGTCAGCTCTACAAATTCCAAAATCATATTACAGTATCTGCTTGACATGGAGATGGGGTTAAACGTTTCTTCGGTTAGTTCAAAAGGCCCGCGATCTCCCATTAGATTGAATACTCTTCGGGAGAAATTAATTTTCCTTGTCAAGCATTTTGAAGAGCGATTTGAACTGTATGATCTAACACAGTTGTCTGAAGAGCAGCTATTGTGTTTGTTTGCTGATCTTAATAGCGGATCGATTTTGAACAAATCTGGTAAGAAATACCTCTCGATTGTTACCTACTCTAAGATCATCAAAGCCTTTTGGCATTGGCATCAGAAGAGAAGTAAAAAACAAGGAATTATCGTTCCCGACGTGACAGCGGATCTCGATTCATTTTATGAAAAGCCAAAATGGGTCTATCTAAATGAGCAACAAGTATGGAAAGTGATTAACTCGGCGAGGTACGATTATCGAGCATTATTTTCATTCCAGGTTGATTCTGGAATCAGATCGCCGACTGAGTTAATCAATGTCAAAGTTTCTGATTTATACAAACAGTGCAAGGAAGTTGAGATCAGACATGAGGCAGCCAAGAAAGGTTCATTTGGCAGACGAATCAAATTGATGCTGTCTTCGGAGTTGCTCCAGGAGCATATCCAGAGAAATCAGTTAGAATCAAATGATTATCTTTTTGACATCCGACCTCAGTCCGTCAATAAATATCTAAAGAGGTTGACGGTAAAGTTGTTTGGTGATGAAGTAAGTGAAGCAGGAAAGAAATTCAGTGAAATCAGCATGTATGATTTGAGGCATATTGCCTGCTGTTATTGGCTTCCTCGGTATAAATCTGAGAGCGCTTTAAAATATCGATTCGGTTGGAAGAAGTCAGACAAGATTCATTACTACTCAGAGTTTCTGGGAATGAGAGACACGATAGCCGAAGAGGATCTACTCGTTGATGTCACCAAAACTGAATTGGAACAGCGAATGATTAAGCTTGAACGAGAAAGTCAATTGCTGAAAGAAAAGCTGGAAAATGTGGAGAAGAGTTTATCGATCATTGACAAGTTGACGATTGAACTCGAAAAACAAGTGGCATGA
- a CDS encoding helix-turn-helix domain-containing protein — translation MKEIEKLFGLVVRRRRKEMGLSQEAFADCAGIHRTYMSSIELGKVQVSINIAQKLADTLKTPLSVIWVEIEQQP, via the coding sequence ATGAAAGAAATTGAAAAATTATTTGGACTCGTTGTTCGACGACGGCGAAAAGAAATGGGGCTCTCACAGGAAGCATTTGCCGATTGTGCTGGAATCCATCGCACCTATATGAGCTCAATTGAACTTGGAAAAGTTCAAGTCAGCATTAATATTGCTCAAAAACTGGCCGACACGCTTAAGACACCGTTAAGCGTAATTTGGGTAGAAATAGAGCAGCAACCGTAG
- a CDS encoding DUF4365 domain-containing protein yields MEKDNKCRPRSHEIDTAARRKVPTALPDAWEHRESTGRDYGIDMTIEIFKEGCSTGNQLELQIKGTEKLIDDKEDVYDFDMPVKSLRYIENHHYPVLLVICPVNRPTPMFYYVWLQDYIQVVLEKENPEWRLNRSTVRIKVPIQNSMPGNEKHLSYIANHLRRVSDWKRLGAILHEFKQVFWSNDVGDWSKAEIAEAKRLLEKALELDAIFGDPPYAPGQLQKIITIDPAIKAAELLLRGGPFTVEEVRSVGTELTDDALRLMNDETVELDIAEMSIKFVLSHTENRLSSALSTANDNSLKYLVWKQRGEHDF; encoded by the coding sequence ATGGAGAAAGACAATAAATGTCGCCCGAGATCCCATGAAATTGATACTGCAGCACGAAGAAAGGTTCCTACTGCTCTTCCTGATGCCTGGGAACATCGTGAAAGTACTGGGCGAGATTATGGAATCGACATGACAATCGAAATCTTCAAAGAAGGTTGCTCCACAGGAAATCAGCTTGAGCTACAAATAAAAGGGACTGAAAAGCTAATTGATGACAAAGAAGATGTCTATGATTTTGACATGCCAGTTAAAAGTTTGCGGTATATCGAAAACCATCATTATCCTGTTCTATTGGTGATCTGTCCTGTTAACCGCCCCACACCTATGTTTTACTATGTTTGGCTGCAAGATTATATTCAGGTCGTTTTGGAAAAGGAAAATCCTGAATGGAGACTCAACAGGAGCACCGTTCGTATTAAAGTTCCCATTCAAAACAGTATGCCAGGAAATGAAAAGCATCTCAGCTATATTGCCAATCATCTCCGACGTGTTTCTGATTGGAAACGGCTTGGAGCGATTCTCCACGAGTTCAAGCAAGTATTCTGGAGTAATGATGTTGGGGATTGGTCAAAAGCTGAGATTGCCGAAGCCAAAAGGCTATTAGAAAAGGCACTAGAACTAGATGCAATTTTTGGCGATCCCCCTTATGCCCCGGGGCAATTACAGAAAATAATCACAATTGATCCAGCCATCAAAGCTGCAGAATTACTATTAAGGGGCGGGCCTTTTACAGTTGAAGAAGTTCGGTCGGTAGGTACGGAACTCACTGATGATGCTTTGCGTTTGATGAACGACGAAACAGTTGAATTAGACATTGCTGAGATGTCGATCAAATTTGTACTTTCCCATACAGAAAATCGTTTGTCTTCTGCTCTCTCGACAGCAAATGACAATTCCCTTAAGTATCTAGTCTGGAAACAAAGGGGTGAACACGATTTCTAG
- a CDS encoding cysteine desulfurase family protein produces the protein MTLTVYMDCHSTTPVDPRVIESMHPWWHDQPGNSSSKTHEYGRKAQSELEESRAKVASIIGAHSDKITFTSGSTESSNTVLFGLLHQENNDHLIVTTTEHKAILDPSAVIAESGIAATLVPVDQHGQTDLEGIEKAISPSTKLISVIYANNEVGSINPIKEIGAFCRERKILFHTDATQAVGKIPLDVSNLPIDLMSFSAHKLYGPQGIGALYVRNEEIRRQIRPLIYGGGHERGLRSGTVPVPLVAGFGKACELSQDLMQTDAQKIGAMRDRLWQRFQTEIPNVILNGHPTERLYNNLNVSFIGIPSEAFIIKLRDIVAVSAGSACTSANPEPSHVLKAMNVGHARLESAIRFGLGRFNTMDEVEFVADKVRDAVRELRG, from the coding sequence ATGACGTTAACAGTTTATATGGACTGCCATTCTACTACTCCTGTAGATCCTCGAGTAATCGAATCGATGCACCCCTGGTGGCATGATCAACCAGGAAACTCATCCAGTAAAACACATGAGTATGGAAGAAAAGCTCAGTCTGAACTGGAAGAATCGCGTGCAAAAGTAGCAAGCATCATTGGGGCACATTCTGATAAAATCACATTCACAAGCGGCTCTACGGAATCTAGCAATACTGTCCTTTTTGGACTCTTGCATCAAGAAAACAACGATCATCTCATTGTTACAACGACAGAGCATAAAGCAATCCTCGACCCATCTGCTGTGATTGCTGAATCAGGAATCGCGGCCACACTGGTGCCAGTTGACCAACATGGGCAAACAGATTTAGAGGGTATCGAGAAAGCGATTTCTCCATCTACAAAACTCATTTCTGTTATCTACGCTAATAACGAGGTCGGTTCCATCAATCCAATCAAAGAGATTGGGGCTTTTTGTCGTGAACGAAAGATCCTGTTTCACACAGATGCCACACAAGCTGTAGGAAAGATTCCCTTAGATGTTTCTAATCTACCCATTGACTTGATGAGTTTTTCGGCCCATAAGCTTTACGGTCCTCAAGGGATTGGAGCTTTATATGTTCGAAACGAAGAAATTAGGAGACAAATTCGGCCTTTAATCTACGGAGGTGGTCACGAACGTGGCTTACGCAGTGGCACTGTTCCGGTACCTCTCGTAGCAGGTTTTGGAAAAGCATGTGAACTAAGCCAGGATCTAATGCAGACAGACGCTCAAAAGATTGGGGCTATGCGTGATCGGCTTTGGCAACGATTTCAGACTGAGATACCGAATGTCATTCTCAATGGTCATCCTACAGAACGACTTTACAACAACTTAAATGTCAGTTTTATAGGAATTCCCAGTGAAGCATTTATCATCAAGTTACGCGACATAGTAGCTGTCAGTGCCGGCTCAGCATGTACATCGGCAAACCCTGAACCGAGCCATGTTCTCAAGGCAATGAATGTCGGACATGCGCGATTGGAATCAGCAATCCGATTTGGTTTAGGCCGGTTTAACACAATGGATGAAGTCGAATTCGTTGCTGATAAAGTAAGAGATGCCGTGCGAGAACTTCGGGGCTAA
- a CDS encoding sensor histidine kinase codes for MSLKITARVISQLGTELISSDDVAIFELVKNGFDAGASHVSVHFNYVIDQKIIRELESAIDSKALALKGKRLSKICSIIRDKLISLSDSPTYFCSLNKNEIEEFTSIISTYKHAELIKEKLRSLNYIEVIDFGSGMSKFDIEKYFLTIGTTHRKGQHEDFISKGTLYPNTNEIPVAGEKGIGRLSSMRLGKKLQIETWQANKREQYRLSINWRWFEENPESNPENHIIKTETVSRSESLESHGTRLIISDLNSDWSYDKSRSLSLQRLSKFIDPFTKPQKRRIKIRWNNEHIDLDTITKIFLNAAHNGMKGKVSFTEDSKFKLKINYWFNNFSDSDSQLKFERTYTSADFSGLSDNNLKMVGPFEFELYQYNRRNLSAIPGHADRNEFKKWLDNWSGGLMLYRDGLRVLPYGQHPDDWLELDQRALRAKGFRVNRIQVVGCVKISRPLNPLLQDQTNREGLQSNDAYLVFQELLRRIIDECFVSFYRNFSEKKITDDDFVPRVETIEGELESSIEEIVNAIELNDTKKIKSSVSKLKREIPKIKELVTDFESVAAKERLNQVEVVELAAKGLAAESIAHDVEAVLDNSISEAGIVLKQKSLSDRIRSTLSHLIIVLKSARVQIDSLKPGQSNRRLRRTDVNLNRIIEDLQKIYQPRFDRHGIHFKVKDYPPKGKLMVYAIESHLRQILENILRNSIYWVTDSKENRADSPASEISIFCDSRSKTVSIYDSGVGFAQEETEWVFTRFNSHRKDGHGLGLSIARELGDFNGVQISIDTKKKNYLDRHPGVILDFSNCVKKIGNT; via the coding sequence ATGTCCTTAAAGATAACAGCGCGGGTAATTTCTCAACTAGGAACAGAGCTTATTAGCTCTGATGACGTAGCAATATTTGAGCTCGTTAAAAATGGTTTCGATGCAGGTGCTTCTCATGTAAGCGTTCATTTCAACTATGTCATTGATCAAAAGATAATACGAGAGCTAGAGAGCGCAATAGATAGTAAAGCTCTTGCCTTGAAAGGCAAAAGGCTTTCAAAAATATGTTCTATCATTCGCGATAAATTAATTAGTCTTTCCGATAGTCCAACATATTTTTGTTCGTTGAACAAAAATGAAATTGAGGAATTCACTTCAATTATTTCAACTTATAAGCATGCAGAGTTAATCAAAGAAAAACTTCGAAGTCTGAATTACATTGAAGTAATTGACTTTGGGAGTGGCATGTCAAAATTTGATATTGAAAAATATTTTCTGACGATAGGAACAACGCATAGAAAAGGCCAGCACGAAGATTTTATATCAAAGGGAACTTTATATCCTAATACGAATGAAATTCCTGTTGCAGGTGAAAAAGGTATTGGTCGTCTATCATCTATGCGACTAGGTAAGAAACTGCAAATTGAAACGTGGCAAGCTAATAAAAGAGAACAATATCGTTTGTCAATCAACTGGAGATGGTTTGAAGAGAACCCTGAGTCAAATCCAGAAAATCATATTATAAAGACAGAGACAGTTTCTCGTAGTGAATCTCTCGAATCACACGGTACTCGATTAATAATTTCTGACTTAAATTCTGATTGGTCGTATGATAAATCTAGATCTTTATCACTACAACGGCTGTCAAAGTTTATAGATCCTTTTACGAAACCACAAAAACGACGTATTAAAATACGTTGGAATAATGAGCATATTGATCTTGATACTATCACCAAGATATTTCTCAATGCTGCTCATAATGGAATGAAAGGAAAGGTAAGTTTCACTGAGGATTCAAAATTCAAATTAAAAATCAATTATTGGTTTAATAATTTCAGTGATTCAGATTCTCAACTAAAGTTTGAAAGGACCTATACATCGGCAGATTTTTCGGGATTGTCTGACAATAACTTAAAAATGGTTGGGCCATTTGAGTTTGAATTATATCAATACAATCGACGGAATCTATCGGCAATTCCCGGGCATGCAGATAGAAATGAATTTAAAAAATGGTTGGACAATTGGTCTGGTGGGCTAATGTTATATCGTGATGGTCTTAGAGTTCTGCCATATGGTCAGCACCCTGATGATTGGCTTGAATTAGACCAGAGAGCTTTAAGGGCAAAAGGGTTTCGTGTTAATAGGATTCAAGTCGTTGGGTGTGTAAAAATCTCACGTCCACTCAATCCATTATTACAGGATCAGACTAATCGCGAAGGACTTCAATCAAACGATGCATATCTCGTATTTCAGGAGCTTTTACGCAGAATAATCGATGAATGTTTTGTTTCTTTCTATCGAAACTTTTCGGAAAAGAAAATAACTGATGACGATTTCGTCCCACGAGTCGAGACAATAGAGGGTGAATTAGAGTCTTCTATTGAAGAAATTGTAAATGCCATTGAATTAAATGACACAAAAAAAATAAAAAGTTCTGTTTCAAAATTAAAAAGAGAAATACCTAAGATAAAAGAACTTGTTACAGATTTTGAAAGCGTGGCAGCTAAAGAGAGATTGAATCAGGTGGAAGTTGTGGAACTGGCAGCAAAAGGATTAGCCGCCGAATCAATAGCTCATGATGTGGAAGCAGTATTGGATAACTCAATTTCTGAAGCAGGAATTGTGCTAAAGCAGAAGAGCCTAAGCGATCGAATTCGTTCCACACTTAGCCACCTAATTATTGTGCTTAAGTCTGCAAGAGTCCAGATAGATTCTCTCAAACCAGGGCAATCTAATCGTCGTCTCCGACGAACTGATGTTAATCTAAACCGAATTATCGAAGACCTACAAAAGATTTATCAGCCACGATTTGATAGGCATGGGATTCATTTTAAAGTCAAAGACTATCCTCCCAAAGGTAAATTAATGGTTTATGCAATAGAGAGTCATTTAAGACAGATACTCGAAAATATACTGAGAAACTCTATTTATTGGGTAACAGATTCAAAGGAAAATCGAGCCGATTCTCCAGCCTCAGAGATTTCTATTTTCTGTGACTCACGATCAAAAACAGTTTCTATTTATGATTCAGGTGTTGGATTTGCTCAAGAAGAGACAGAATGGGTTTTTACAAGATTCAATTCTCACAGAAAAGATGGTCATGGATTAGGGCTAAGTATTGCCAGGGAATTGGGTGACTTTAATGGAGTCCAAATCAGTATCGATACGAAAAAGAAAAATTACTTAGATAGACATCCAGGTGTCATCCTAGATTTTAGTAATTGTGTAAAAAAAATAGGTAATACATGA
- a CDS encoding phosphoadenosine phosphosulfate reductase family protein encodes MSQARHILALSGGKDSTALAIYLRDRIPEMEYVFCDTKKELPEIYEYLDRIEAFLGKKIKRLCDDRGFDHWLEVFGGFLPSSQMRWCTKILKIKPFEDYIGDDEVKMYVGIRADENRQAYVSTKPNITPVLPFKDDGLVRDDIFRILKESGVGLPKYYSWRTRSGCYFCFFQRKQEWAGLLKNHPDLFEKSIEYEKVDKEGNGYTWGQNESLVQLSDPDRIKEIEERHHISLNKIQQNNSKRPLHEILEEINDDDSDDTPCSFCHI; translated from the coding sequence ATGTCTCAAGCACGACATATTCTCGCGCTTTCCGGGGGAAAAGACTCTACTGCCCTTGCAATTTATCTTCGTGATCGAATTCCAGAAATGGAATATGTATTTTGCGATACAAAAAAAGAACTACCTGAAATCTACGAGTACCTCGACCGAATTGAAGCTTTTTTAGGGAAGAAGATCAAACGCCTATGTGATGACCGAGGCTTTGACCATTGGCTTGAAGTCTTCGGCGGATTCCTCCCATCTTCCCAAATGAGATGGTGCACCAAAATTCTCAAGATCAAACCATTCGAGGATTACATTGGAGATGATGAAGTAAAGATGTATGTCGGAATTCGCGCTGATGAAAATCGCCAGGCATACGTCTCCACGAAACCCAACATCACTCCTGTCCTACCTTTCAAAGATGATGGTTTAGTACGAGATGATATCTTTCGGATTCTAAAAGAGAGTGGAGTAGGACTACCAAAATATTATAGCTGGAGAACACGATCGGGATGCTATTTTTGTTTCTTTCAACGAAAACAGGAATGGGCAGGCTTACTCAAGAATCATCCGGACCTTTTCGAGAAATCAATTGAATACGAAAAGGTTGACAAGGAAGGTAATGGCTACACCTGGGGACAAAACGAATCTCTAGTTCAACTATCTGATCCAGACAGGATTAAGGAAATTGAAGAACGACATCATATTTCGTTGAATAAAATACAGCAAAATAATTCAAAACGTCCTCTTCACGAAATATTAGAAGAAATTAATGACGACGATTCTGATGATACTCCTTGTTCGTTTTGTCATATTTAA